A stretch of Besnoitia besnoiti strain Bb-Ger1 chromosome V, whole genome shotgun sequence DNA encodes these proteins:
- a CDS encoding hypothetical protein (encoded by transcript BESB_061910) — MRERESEELSNSESSEQKRRKRDSSDETESSDSSSDSSSDEDKRKKKRKQGKKSKKKEKKEKKKKKQKKGKKKKAKKEKEKAEELYDEFEVRRLLTNLLTKSRSLDTELESLFSNLDEKQTVFLDGLPDATLRKKLRHLFRALNLTGVKEEASVGFKKGKALSSLSLRRLVRSLCREIKAELPPPTGLPPAAETPPQQLTEEELRRLRRGDSPVIVDAAELAGAAAPVGPAPPPGREGGQDKGKREACRQRDAERSAEDAIETRKRGREEWMLEAPAYLKKAFTANSRMEKMLEQKRREDAEAEQMRAAMEEWNRKHRARSLREMTASGEIKDAQETYKKWKQAMWAQNLWGKSAAEQRAIEEGKGEENAGQPWRRFDRERDLDTRQTTREDYNKLVAKASELNNRFHSTWQSSFL; from the exons atgagggagagggagagcgaggagtTGAGCAACTCCGAGAGTAGTGAAcagaagcgaagaaagagagacagcagcgacgaaaCGGAGAGCAGCGACAGCTCGTCTGACTCCAGTAGCGATGAGGacaagagaaagaagaagaggaagcagggaaagaagagcaagaagaaggagaaaaaggagaagaagaaaaagaagcagaaaaagggaaaaaagaaaaaggcgaagaaagaaaaggagaaagCCGAGGAG ctctACGACGAATTCGAAGTGCGGCGGCTCCTTACGAATTTGCTGACAAAGAGTCGCTCTCTCGATACAGAG CTCGAGTCTCTCTTCAGCAACCTCGACGAGAAGCAAACTGTTTTTTTGGATGGCCTGCCTGACGCGACGCTCCGCAAGAAACTCCGCCACCTCTTCAGGGCCCTGAATCTCACGGGA gtgaaggaggaggcgagcgttGGCTTCAAGAAAGGCAAggcgctctcttcgctgtctctgcgtcgcctcgtgcGGTCGCTCTGCCGAGAAATCAAGGCGGAGCTGCCACCGCCGACCGggctgccgccggcagccgaGACTCCGCCTCAGCAGCTTACTGAAGAGGAGctgaggaggctgcggcgcggggaCAGCCCAGTCATCGTtgacgccgcggagctcgcgggcgccgctgctccggtggggcctgcgccgcctccaggccgcgaaggcggacaAGACAAGGGGAAGCGAGAGGCGTGCCGAcaacgcgacgcagagcgaagcgccgaagacgccaTCGAGAC ccgcaagcgcggccgcgaggagtGGATGCTCGAGGCTCCGGCGTACTTGAAGAAGGCTTTCACAGCGAACAGCAGGATGGAGA AGATGTTGGAGCAGAagcggcgagaggacgccgaggctgAGCAGATGCGCGCTGCGATGGAAGAATGGAACCGCAAGCACCGCGCCAGGAGCCTCAGGGAAATGACCGCATCAG GCGAAATCAAAGATGCGCAGGAAACGTACAAGAAGTGGAAACAGGCCATGTGGGCTCAGAACCTCTGGGGGAAGTCCGCCGCGGAGCAGCGCGCCATCGAGGAGGGA AAGGGTGAAGAGAATGCTGGTCAGCCCTGGAGGCGCTTCGATCGCGAGCGAGATCTCGAC ACGCGGCAAACGACGCGCGAAGACTACAACAAGTTG
- a CDS encoding hypothetical protein (encoded by transcript BESB_061920), which produces MAGICRPRLALAAAQAARARLAAPAVSATQSAVTELVNPLQKPRWAAACEERHFPMLHKLQPCFPIYREVLGAMDKADFKPAGMIVNSEAQAKLGEFFLCCACALRLKEVEHAGTDNTALLRVAQATAEEDFEPWLQEVQDFIADFDSDLADKLEAAAALRTSDEGRFWEASFAAAAPDDFDALVIAAEQAGDAGLPSESAAAPSTSSQSFSSSPSSPSPLAASSEGHVEAAGSSGDGEREEASAAACSESVSASPARHQGEVSNEPTAFEKAVVAQNEGLVFQMYEKWLEAAAQPLKRELRDSLSDVGLIVAKEVLEEAARNKLD; this is translated from the exons ATGGCGGGTATCTGCAgaccgcgcctcgctctcgcggctgcgcaagcggcgcgcgcgcgcctcgctgcgccggcagtcTCTGCGACCCAGAGCGCCGTTACGGAGCTGGTGAACCCcctgcagaagccgcgctGGGCGGCAGCTTGCGAAGAGCGGCACTTTCCCATGCTCCATAAACTCCAACCCTGCTTCCCGATCTACCGAGAGGTCCTCGGCGCCATGGACAAAGCTGACTTCAAG CCGGCAGGCATGATTGTGAACTCCGAGGCGCAAGCGAAGCTCGGCGAattttttctctgctgcgcctgtgCGCTGCGCCTTAAAG AGGTCGAACACGCTGGAACAGACAACAccgcgctgcttcgcgtggcgcaggcgacggcggaggaagacttCGAACCGTGGCTGCAGGAAGTCCAG GATTTTATCGCGGACTTTGACTCAGATCTCGCCGACAAGTTggaagcagcggctgctCTCCGC ACAAGCGATGAAGGGCGTTTCTGGGAAGCGAgcttcgcagccgcggcaccCGACGACTTTGACGCCCTCGTCATAGCTGCAGagcaggcaggcgacgcaggtcTGCCGTCTGAAAGTGCAGCTGCCCCTTCTACCTCCTCACAGTCTTTTTCAagttcgccttcgtcccctTCTCCCTTGGCAGCCTCTTCTGAAGGTCATGTGGAGGCAGCAGGCTCTTCTGGAGatggcgagagagaggaggcaagcgctgctgcctgctcAGAGTCTGTcagcgcgtctccggcgAGGCACCAGGGCGAGGTTTCTAACGAGCCGACAGCCTTTGAGAAGGCAGTTGTCGCGCAGAACGAGGGCCTCGTTTTTCAGAT GTACGAAAAATGGCttgaagcagctgcgcagccgcttAAGCGGGAACTGCGGGATTCGCTCTCCGACGTTGGGCTCATTGTCGCCAAGGAGGTGCTTGAAGAGGCCGCTAGAAACAAGCTTGACTGA
- a CDS encoding SPOC domain-containing protein (encoded by transcript BESB_061930) → MEMPYGLPPGFEFPPGALAPSPAASNPSLMQMPPSFAQQDGHPPHFAFSGYPPLHLAAAGAGMPLPVAGRPVGVAAAHPLAAAGAVPEAEAAASKQQNAHHSTAAGGRPHEDRDSRDGGRHEGRGGGGRREERERPLGPEGARNLYIHNVPRDASEDDVRQFFSKCGEVENVFLRVNQKIGPNAVYAFVLYRHPEDARRCFDTMNGAQFGGRCIRVEYQRGRRGGAGAGQDGHHAGSKDNDAGNSSAGRNDHDYHRSSEYASRESWNRSDRERDRGDGGSDSRWRPTPSGRGAGGDRDDSRRSQEPRGGRGGDRGASSRDDDGRGSRYADEHGRRGSRRGTTTDRASRDRETTQGGAWARQPLYLSALLQERKPHLRIPSMGGKGAPAPTLAGVPPSSPPPASTGFGGARTPEGPQAAADRPPASQPLAPQLPPATAGASVLGSAWEWTLGRNDKRRVQVRASLCRGEVPASLVHLSGLLNVSHRSKWEEVAAKTIHAVVTLEAAHPDQQVALDEYISYFTSKERAGVANASTHYVYLVPPSCSLFARYKCVLPARLQQATNFLLGLVGPQYSSAAPSAPAVAEGAQPAPAAAAPQPPHAAQHAFSEFQGGVAYAPAASSANAQSASLMGLPPSHQLPVHPAPSAAAALPTTTPALDASFAAPQQPAPAPAAAASGAGGVPLAGLGQGATANWMQQLSTMAAFLGGKK, encoded by the exons ATGGAGATGCCGTACGGGCTGCCGCCAGGCTTCGAATTCCCGcctggcgcgctcgcgccctcgccagccgcgagcAATCCTTCTCTGATGCAGATGCCGCCCTCCTTTGCGCAGCAGGACGGGCATCCGCCGCACTTTGCTTTCTCTGGATACCCACCCCTCCACCTGGCGGCTGCTGGGGCAGGCATGCCGCTGCCGGTCGCCGGCAGGCCGGTGGGtgtcgcagccgcgcatccgctggcggcagccggcgcagtgccagaggcagaagccgccgcctcgaaaCAACAAAACGCTCACCACAGCAcagctgccggcggcagaCCGCACGAGGAccgcgacagcagagacggcgggcgGCACGAAGGCCGAGGGGGtggcggcagaagagaggagcgagagaggccgctggggccggaaggcgcgcggaaTCTGTACATCCACAACGTCCCGCGGGATGCTTCTGAGGACGACGTGCGACAGTTCTTCTCAAAGTGCGGAGAAGTCGAAAACGTCTTCTTGAGAGTCAACCAAAAAATCGGGCCAAACGCTGTCTACGCCTTCGTCCTGTACAGACAccccgaagacgcgcggaggtGCTTCGATACCATGAACGGCGCTCAGTTCG GCGGTCGCTGCATCCGCGTAGAGTATcagagagggcggcgaggaggcgcgggggcggggcaAGACGGTCACCACGCGGGAAGCAAAGACAACGACGCGGGCAACTCGAGCGCGGGCAGGAACGATCACGACTACCATCGGTCCTCTGAGTATGCCTCGCGGGAGTCTTGGAaccgcagcgaccgcgaacgcgacagaggcgacggcggcagcgacagccgctggcgcccgacgccgagtgggcgcggcgcgggcggcgaccgggACGACAGCCGGAGGTCCCAGGAGCCTcgaggcggcaggggcggcgacagaggcgccaGCAGCCGAGACGACGATGGCCGCGGAAGCAGATATGCAGATGAGCACGGTCGCCGCGGGTCACGCAGAGGCACGACGACGGATCGCGCAAGTCGCGACAGAGAA ACaacgcagggcggcgcgtgggcgcggcagccgctttACCTCAGTGCGCTTCTGCAAGAGCGAAAGCCTCACCTGCGCATTCCGTCTATGGGCGGCAAaggtgcgccggcgccgacccTCGCGGGCGTCCCACCAAGCagtccgccgccggcgagcacAGGCTTCGGAGGCGCCAGGACCCCCGAGGgcccgcaggcagcggcagaccgaccgcccgcgagccagcctctcgcgccgcaaCTCCCTCCTGCGACGGCCGGCGCCTCGGTGCTGGGTAGCGCCTGGGAGTGGACCCTGGGGCGGAACGACAAACGAAGAGTTCAAGTTCGCGCAtctctctgccgcggagAAGTCCCCGCTTCTCTAGTGCAC CTCTCGGGCTTGTTGAACGTGAGTCACCGCAGCAAGTGGGAAGAAGTGGCGGCCAAGACCATCCACGCGGTTGTGACTCTCGAAGCTGCGCACCCTGACCAGCAGGTCGCTCTCGACGAATACATCAGTTACTTCACCTCCAAGGAACGC GCTGGCGTCGCCAACGCGAGCACGCACTACGTTTACCTCGTGCCGCCCAGCTGCagtctcttcgcgcgctACAAATGCGTCCTGcccgctcgcctgcagcaggccaCAAACTT CCTTCTCGGGCTCGTCGGGCCGCAGTACAGTTCGGCAGCccccagcgcgccggcggtcgcggagggcgcgcagcccgcgcctgctgcggccgcgccgcagccgccgcatgcggctCAGCATGCCTTCTCAGAGTTCCAGGGCGGCGTGGCGTatgcgccagcagcgagcTCGGCCAACGCGCAGTCAGCGAGCTTGATGGGTTTGCCGCCGTCGCACCAGCTGCCTGTCCACCCCGCCCccagcgcggcagcggccctTCCCACGACGACCCCAGCTCTTGACgcttccttcgccgcgcctcagcagccagcgccagctcccgctgcggccgcttcaG GAGCGGGCGGCGTGCCTCTCGCTGGCCTAGGTCAGGGGGCGACCGCGAACTGGATGCAGCAGCTGAGCACCATGGCGGCCTTCCTGGGGGGAAAGAAGTAG
- a CDS encoding hypothetical protein (encoded by transcript BESB_061940) gives MCIRPNRASGLVAIAVLSLMRGVAAQIMIVEPAGAVRKNNATMIEGSTASFGAPFYGERVEGELLFFDTTGCHDDQYELPSEAVNVTDARPASPIIVMVRRGGCNFVNKVKVAQRKGAKAVIVADTKGSLSSKKDVKKVIVSDDGWGESVKIPSLLLSEEDSNFLISAGDGLFEDDVTDVARPTRDGGRGRKTVIIELVWSLPKDHAVQIDVWSTPSSTQSTKFLKEFAPYAHAFKDKIDFQPHYWVMSMARDFHEMCTDATADFCAFDPDFGGKTTGKMVLQESVRQLCLWDTTKKLHPENPHSGFYSAEWWSYMEAVPDHCPHEDTDDEHRFGEACSYKLMESLNVNTRQVKKCFDEKFNTILAHELVNRAWAPNAIIINKTRYSGSLDPELVTRAICTAFATTQPECENFLKNGQLIMMEGQGLTERQIFLIAAGVVLVFGTLCFFLVWCLILPYAKHRWRGAYAMFGRGRTATDSSNAPPTAVYLSEQTDSTSSDRVLPMPKV, from the exons ATGTGTATCAGACCAAACCGAGCATCGGGTTTGGTCGCCATAGCCGTCCTCTCTTTAATGAGGGGCGTGGCGGCACAAATAATGATTGTAGAACCTGCTGGTGCTGTTCGGAAAAACAATGCAACAATGATCGAAGGTTCAACAGCCTCATTTGGAGCTCCA TTCTACGGGGAACGCGTCGAAGGAGAGTTGCTGTTTTTCGATACCACCGGATGCCACGACGACCAGTACGAACTACCTAGCGAGGCTGTGAACGTGACAGATgcgaggcctgcgtcgcctaTCATCGTCATGGTTCGACGCGGCGGGTGTAACTTTGTTAACAAGGTCAAAGTTGCTCAGAGGAAAGGTGCTAAAGCTGTGATTGTGGCAGACACGAAGGGCTCGCTATCTTCCAAGAAAGACGTGAAGAAGGTCATTGTCTCGGACG ATGGCTGGGGAGAATCTGTGAAGATTCCGTCGCTTCTACTGAGCGAGGAAGACTCCAACTTCTTGATTTCTGCGGGAGATGGTCTTTTTGAAGATGATGTCACAGACGTGGCTCGACCAACCCGCGACGGTGGCAGAGGTCGGAAAACTGTCATCATCGAACTCGTGTGGTCGCTGCCGAAGGACCACGCAGTTCAAATTGACGTTTGGTCAACGCCCTCTAGTACCCAGTCGACCAAGTTTCTCAAGGAGTTTGCTCCGTACGCGCATGCGTTCAAGGACAAG ATCGACTTTCAGCCTCATTACTGGGTCATGTCGATGGCAAGGGATTTCCACGAAATGTGCACGGATGCAACTGCGGATTTCTGCGCATTCGACCCCGACTTTGGTGGCAAGACGACAGGGAAAATGGTTTTGCAGGAGTCAGTGAG ACAATTGTGTCTCTGGGACACCACGAAGAAGCTGCATCCTGAGAACCCGCACAGCGGTTTCTACAGCGCTGAATGGTGGTCCTACATGGAAGCCGTCCCAGACCACTGCCCGCATGAGGATACGGATGACGAGCATCGGTTCGGCGAAGCATGCAGCTACAAGCTCATGGAGTCTCTAAACGTTAACACTCGGCAGGTGAAGAAGTGCTTCGACGAGAAGTTCAACACGATCCTCGCACATGAGCTTGTCAACCGCGCTTGGGCTCCCAATGCAATTATTATCAATAAGACACGATACAGTGGATCTCTCGACCCCGAGCTCGTCACACGCGCCATCTGCACGG CTTTTGCCACGACGCAGCCGGAGTGCGAAAACTTTCTGAAGAATGGTCAGCTGATAATGATGGAAGGGCAGGGTCTCACCGAGCGCCAGATCTTCCTCATCGCTGCAGGCGTAGTCCTGGTCTTCGGCACACTGTGTTTCTTCCTTGTCTGGTGCTTAATACTACCCTACGCGAAGCACCGATGGCGCGGAGCCTATGCGATGTTCGGAAGGGGAAGGACGGCAACAGACTCTTCGAACGCGCCACCTACAGCTGTCTACTTGTCTGAACAGACAGATTCTACCTCTTCGGATCGAGTACTTCCAATGCCTAAAGTCTGA